One window from the genome of Bacillus weihaiensis encodes:
- a CDS encoding transposase, giving the protein MKDIIYQVFFSIVELLREKGLVKLEHYFVDGTKIEANANQYIFIWRKATEKYEKSLDDQYRQLALQIEQILQEEEKSAPSAGLEEKLKEIPITSERKGAQKVVI; this is encoded by the coding sequence ATGAAAGACATTATCTATCAAGTCTTCTTTTCAATTGTAGAGTTACTACGTGAAAAAGGATTGGTAAAGCTGGAGCACTATTTTGTTGATGGGACTAAGATAGAAGCAAATGCAAATCAATATATATTTATTTGGAGAAAAGCGACAGAAAAATACGAAAAAAGTTTAGATGACCAATATCGTCAACTAGCTTTACAAATTGAGCAAATCCTTCAAGAAGAGGAAAAGTCCGCCCCTTCCGCGGGGCTAGAAGAAAAGCTGAAAGAAATACCGATTACTTCAGAAAGAAAGGGTGCTCAAAAGGTCGTTATTTAA
- a CDS encoding FixH family protein → MKMKVLLTIAITGMLLLTGCQNKDEETNSHSVHEDSSDVVKTPKVEIIGSEHVDPNKEATIGANVYYGEDLVDDAEVTFEITDPAGASEKIEAALIENGYYEVTYTFIENGIYEVIAHTNVKSYHTMPKMTVQVGEGHSEKGEVERESGHEHHHRSIEVITDDLTGFIFNKEQQLTTTILENDQPFPHAKVRFEIWANGEEKHEFIDANEGEEEGTYQSLYTFRKTGEYNITVHVEKEEIHEHVELHVDVKEE, encoded by the coding sequence ATGAAGATGAAAGTATTATTGACCATAGCAATAACCGGAATGCTGCTCCTTACTGGTTGTCAAAATAAGGATGAAGAAACGAATTCACATAGTGTGCATGAAGATTCCTCAGATGTTGTGAAAACCCCTAAGGTAGAAATTATTGGTAGTGAACATGTGGATCCAAATAAAGAGGCTACTATTGGAGCAAATGTATATTATGGTGAAGATTTAGTCGATGATGCTGAAGTTACCTTTGAGATAACTGATCCTGCTGGTGCATCTGAGAAGATAGAAGCAGCTCTCATAGAAAATGGGTATTATGAAGTAACCTATACGTTTATTGAGAATGGTATATATGAAGTTATTGCCCATACAAACGTCAAAAGTTATCATACTATGCCTAAAATGACTGTTCAAGTTGGGGAAGGTCATAGTGAAAAAGGTGAAGTAGAAAGAGAAAGCGGTCATGAACACCATCATCGTTCAATTGAAGTGATAACAGATGACCTCACAGGCTTCATTTTTAATAAAGAGCAGCAATTAACCACTACCATACTTGAGAATGATCAGCCATTTCCTCATGCAAAGGTTAGATTTGAGATATGGGCTAATGGAGAAGAAAAACACGAATTCATTGATGCAAATGAAGGAGAAGAAGAAGGAACATACCAATCACTATACACATTTAGAAAAACAGGAGAATATAACATAACGGTACATGTGGAGAAAGAAGAAATTCATGAGCATGTTGAACTTCATGTAGATGTAAAAGAGGAATAG
- a CDS encoding AAA family ATPase: MNEQLASLIEKYEERIVGQSLNLKLLLASILSGGHVLLEGVPGTGKTQMVKTLANLIGGDFSRIQFTPDLLPSDITGSTIYNMKDSTFQTLKGPIFSTILLADEINRTPAKTQAALLEAMEEKQVTIHGETYPLSDVFFVVATQNPIEFEGTYPLPEAQQDRFLFKLIIDFPQFEEEKQVLKQVMENEMKKPLEQVLSLLEFSSIRDEIEEITLSESVLDYMMKLVRRTRETDTIQFGASTRAAISMGKAAKAWAYLSGRDYVTPDDIKMVAKPSLRHRIQLSPHIELEGTSVDQVIEDLVGATPVPR, translated from the coding sequence ATGAACGAACAATTAGCATCCTTAATAGAAAAGTACGAAGAACGAATAGTGGGACAATCTCTAAATCTTAAATTATTACTAGCTTCCATTTTGTCTGGAGGACATGTTTTACTAGAAGGTGTTCCAGGGACTGGTAAAACGCAAATGGTCAAAACATTAGCTAACTTAATAGGTGGAGATTTTTCTCGTATTCAATTTACACCAGACCTCCTTCCTAGTGATATTACAGGAAGTACAATTTATAATATGAAGGATAGTACGTTTCAAACATTGAAGGGACCTATCTTTTCAACTATTTTATTAGCTGATGAAATTAATCGTACACCTGCGAAAACACAGGCAGCATTGCTTGAGGCTATGGAGGAAAAGCAAGTGACAATTCATGGTGAAACGTACCCATTGTCAGATGTCTTTTTTGTTGTAGCTACTCAAAATCCTATAGAATTTGAAGGAACCTATCCATTACCAGAAGCACAACAGGATCGATTCTTATTTAAGCTTATCATTGACTTTCCTCAATTTGAGGAGGAAAAACAAGTGTTAAAGCAGGTAATGGAAAATGAAATGAAAAAACCGTTGGAACAAGTGCTTTCTCTTCTTGAATTTTCTTCTATAAGAGATGAGATTGAAGAGATTACATTAAGTGAGAGTGTACTAGATTACATGATGAAGCTCGTGAGAAGAACGCGAGAAACGGATACTATTCAGTTTGGAGCAAGTACAAGGGCAGCTATATCAATGGGGAAAGCTGCAAAAGCATGGGCTTATCTTTCCGGTAGAGATTATGTAACCCCTGATGATATTAAAATGGTAGCCAAACCAAGTCTAAGACATCGTATTCAATTATCTCCTCATATAGAATTGGAGGGAACATCTGTTGATCAAGTTATTGAAGACCTTGTGGGGGCGACTCCTGTTCCGAGATAG
- a CDS encoding DUF4350 domain-containing protein, which produces MGKATLSMNKWVIIPVLFLIVLLSSYFIATGDPKTFPSYVTDSPTPTGTKAFFTYMQQEAEIVKDWNRPPNLLSANDNNEVLVMIEPFFTPTTEEMEAYIDYMEAGNTILLFSENPKGFFDIEVQYDASLLPDEKVKDHHGNFFRTELQSPITFLIKDTDQPLLFSDQEGVIAYKRQYGEGTLMVSNAPEWLVNGNILKEGNLSLITSLFNMAEGDVYYFDEYLHGEKNSAATTQVYPLWFLLILLQSAIVMVLFLWSKGKRFGPILVPREEMVRFSDERIAALSAWYIRSKNYHSSLVIQADYLKYLLQDKWGIRYSTPWTDIEEDLRRRMKSQKIDTHSFVMKLSAALERETLSKREYLEWSKIIDRLRKEVEKG; this is translated from the coding sequence TTGGGAAAAGCAACATTATCTATGAATAAATGGGTTATCATACCAGTCCTGTTTTTGATCGTCCTCTTAAGTAGTTATTTTATTGCTACAGGAGATCCAAAGACATTTCCAAGCTATGTGACAGATTCCCCGACACCTACAGGAACGAAGGCGTTTTTTACGTATATGCAGCAAGAGGCAGAGATAGTGAAAGATTGGAACCGTCCACCAAATTTATTGTCTGCTAACGATAATAACGAAGTTCTTGTCATGATCGAACCATTTTTCACACCTACTACTGAAGAAATGGAAGCCTATATAGACTATATGGAGGCGGGAAATACAATACTTTTGTTTAGTGAGAATCCAAAAGGCTTCTTTGACATAGAAGTTCAATATGACGCTTCATTGTTACCGGATGAAAAAGTGAAGGATCACCACGGAAACTTTTTTCGTACTGAGCTTCAATCTCCAATTACGTTTCTTATAAAGGATACCGATCAACCGTTATTATTTAGTGATCAGGAAGGTGTTATAGCGTATAAAAGGCAGTATGGAGAAGGAACGTTAATGGTATCAAATGCTCCAGAATGGCTTGTAAATGGGAATATTTTAAAAGAAGGTAATCTCTCGCTTATCACAAGCTTGTTTAATATGGCGGAAGGTGACGTCTATTATTTCGACGAATACTTACATGGAGAGAAAAATAGTGCGGCGACAACTCAGGTTTATCCGTTGTGGTTTCTCCTCATATTGTTACAAAGCGCGATTGTGATGGTGTTGTTTTTATGGAGTAAAGGTAAACGATTTGGTCCGATTTTAGTTCCTCGTGAAGAGATGGTCCGTTTTAGTGATGAAAGGATAGCAGCTCTATCAGCCTGGTATATTCGAAGCAAAAATTATCATAGCTCACTAGTGATCCAAGCAGATTACTTAAAGTATTTACTCCAAGATAAATGGGGAATTAGGTATAGTACACCTTGGACAGATATTGAAGAAGACTTAAGAAGAAGAATGAAAAGTCAAAAGATCGATACACACTCCTTCGTAATGAAATTGAGTGCTGCGTTAGAGAGGGAAACTCTATCAAAACGTGAATACCTAGAATGGTCTAAAATAATTGATCGATTAAGGAAAGAGGTGGAGAAAGGATGA
- a CDS encoding DUF4129 domain-containing protein: MLTEDKAREELQKILDDREYKIYEKEPGFLEKWWRSVEEWLAERLEDLFPSIEPTPGIAGKTLMIVIIAIIVILLISLIWTFIKNNKRKERLRKTKPLQSNEEWNWTYQKHLDEASKQEAKHAYDLASRHLFLALLLYSHEKEWLKARIWKTNWEYYDELIKVNKEWAGQFFTLAQHFDSVTYGEHPVTAEEYEEYKKIVMKWFQQELDNQVVPETNGL, translated from the coding sequence ATGCTTACTGAAGATAAGGCAAGAGAAGAACTCCAAAAAATACTGGATGATAGAGAGTATAAAATCTATGAAAAAGAACCGGGCTTTCTAGAAAAGTGGTGGAGATCCGTTGAAGAATGGCTTGCAGAACGATTAGAGGACCTTTTTCCTTCAATTGAACCAACTCCAGGTATAGCCGGGAAAACATTGATGATAGTGATTATTGCAATAATCGTTATCCTTTTAATCAGTCTAATCTGGACATTTATAAAAAATAATAAAAGAAAAGAACGATTACGTAAGACAAAGCCACTTCAATCAAATGAAGAATGGAATTGGACGTATCAAAAACATTTAGATGAAGCAAGTAAACAAGAAGCAAAACATGCATACGACTTAGCGTCACGTCATCTTTTCCTTGCTTTACTTTTATATAGTCATGAAAAAGAATGGCTAAAAGCGAGAATCTGGAAGACGAACTGGGAGTATTACGATGAGTTAATAAAAGTAAATAAAGAGTGGGCTGGACAGTTTTTTACGCTTGCTCAACATTTTGATTCTGTTACCTATGGGGAACATCCTGTTACGGCGGAAGAATATGAGGAATATAAAAAAATCGTAATGAAATGGTTTCAACAAGAACTGGATAATCAAGTAGTACCAGAAACGAACGGACTTTAA
- a CDS encoding response regulator transcription factor, producing the protein MENKTILVVDDEQDMRQLIRLYLQKDGYSVMEAADGDTARTLLENQTPHLILLDVMMPIKDGFTVAKEIHSKKNIPIIFLTARSDETDRIYGLKLGADDYVVKPFSPGELLARVAAVLRRVSQEPSISLEDDTKVIGPLHFNLKARKVSCDGQALTLTLKEYELLYFLAMHRDQVFSREHLLQKIWGVDYLGSERTVDTHIKTLRIKLMNSSSLIQTVWGVGYKFEII; encoded by the coding sequence ATGGAAAACAAAACAATTTTAGTCGTAGACGATGAACAAGATATGAGACAGCTCATTCGGCTTTATTTACAAAAAGATGGATATTCCGTTATGGAAGCAGCTGATGGAGACACCGCACGTACACTACTGGAAAATCAAACACCACATCTCATTTTATTAGACGTCATGATGCCAATAAAGGATGGTTTTACTGTAGCTAAAGAGATTCACAGCAAAAAGAATATACCCATTATCTTTTTAACTGCCCGTAGTGATGAGACAGATCGGATTTACGGGCTGAAGCTTGGAGCAGATGATTATGTTGTTAAACCATTTAGTCCAGGTGAATTATTAGCAAGAGTGGCAGCCGTTCTAAGGAGAGTATCTCAAGAACCTTCAATAAGCCTGGAAGATGACACTAAAGTAATTGGGCCCCTTCACTTTAATTTAAAAGCAAGAAAAGTATCCTGCGATGGGCAAGCACTTACACTCACTTTAAAGGAATATGAGCTTCTCTACTTTTTAGCCATGCATCGAGATCAAGTCTTTTCTAGAGAACATCTTTTACAAAAGATTTGGGGCGTTGATTATTTAGGTAGTGAACGGACAGTAGATACCCATATTAAGACGCTTCGTATTAAATTAATGAACTCTTCAAGCCTCATTCAAACTGTCTGGGGGGTTGGCTACAAATTTGAGATTATATAA
- a CDS encoding sensor histidine kinase: MRLYKKTIHSLSLKSKVRLLFACILCVTILFSFLFIHYLYRDLYVKDVEESLVSEGQKLSHYYSVEQIPTEDYPSYISWYNSISESEVLFIDNPRELSACLPFEINHQALITEQERRQLLTGEHLIKVGYEERFDRKIMGVVIPLLDNKSLSGILYLYLPLSPITEVFNQSTPLLIAVGVVFFLLTFFIVNRMSHSFLQPIHEMKQYANDLAKGQFSKVIPVQSQDEIGKLAETFNYMSKALHETDIRKKEFLANVAHELRTPLSYVKGYSEVLQEGLYETEDEAKKYLVLIQQESERMKRLVNDLLDLAQLESTHYQLVKMPIVFSQLILDTLERFNYRIKEKELQITVSLDDEIIINGNEDRLQQIVYNLIENAIRYTNSQGKITLTLREEKEKIHFSIADNGIGMTKVDTEQIGQRFFRSDKARNRKEGGTGLGLAIVKQLVHLHGGTLEVESEVGEGTKFSLFFPLYNEEER, encoded by the coding sequence TTGAGATTATATAAGAAAACGATTCATTCTTTATCATTAAAATCAAAAGTTCGCTTGTTATTTGCATGTATTCTTTGTGTCACGATCTTATTTTCCTTTTTATTTATTCATTATTTATATCGAGATCTCTATGTAAAGGATGTTGAAGAATCCTTAGTGTCTGAGGGACAAAAGCTCTCGCATTATTATTCGGTTGAGCAGATTCCAACAGAAGATTACCCCTCTTATATTAGCTGGTACAATTCGATAAGTGAATCAGAAGTATTATTTATTGATAATCCTAGAGAACTAAGTGCATGTTTACCCTTTGAAATTAATCACCAAGCATTAATTACAGAGCAGGAAAGAAGACAGCTTTTAACTGGGGAACACCTTATAAAAGTGGGGTACGAAGAAAGATTTGACAGAAAAATCATGGGTGTTGTCATTCCATTGCTTGATAACAAAAGTTTGAGTGGGATTTTATACTTATATTTACCTCTTTCTCCCATTACAGAAGTATTTAACCAGTCAACTCCATTGTTAATCGCAGTAGGCGTAGTTTTTTTCCTTCTCACTTTTTTCATTGTAAATCGAATGAGTCATTCATTCTTACAGCCCATTCATGAAATGAAACAATATGCTAACGACCTTGCGAAGGGTCAATTCTCTAAAGTCATTCCTGTTCAGTCACAAGATGAAATTGGGAAACTAGCCGAAACCTTTAATTATATGAGTAAGGCCCTTCATGAAACAGACATACGAAAGAAAGAATTCCTTGCAAATGTTGCCCATGAATTACGAACGCCATTAAGCTATGTAAAGGGCTATAGCGAGGTATTACAAGAAGGGCTTTATGAAACAGAGGACGAAGCAAAAAAATATTTAGTACTCATTCAACAAGAATCAGAACGAATGAAACGTTTAGTAAATGATTTGTTAGATTTGGCTCAGCTTGAGAGCACTCATTATCAGTTGGTAAAGATGCCAATCGTTTTTTCCCAGTTAATTCTCGATACACTCGAACGTTTTAATTATCGGATCAAAGAAAAAGAGCTGCAGATTACAGTCAGTTTAGATGACGAGATCATTATTAATGGAAACGAAGATCGACTCCAACAAATTGTCTATAACTTAATAGAAAATGCTATACGCTATACAAATTCTCAAGGAAAAATCACTCTTACTTTACGTGAAGAAAAAGAGAAAATTCACTTTTCTATAGCCGATAATGGTATAGGAATGACAAAAGTTGATACAGAGCAAATTGGACAACGGTTTTTCCGAAGCGACAAAGCCCGAAATCGAAAAGAAGGTGGAACAGGGCTAGGCTTAGCTATCGTCAAACAACTTGTTCATTTACACGGTGGCACACTTGAGGTAGAAAGTGAAGTAGGTGAAGGCACAAAATTCAGCTTGTTTTTCCCCCTTTACAATGAAGAAGAAAGATGA
- the metK gene encoding methionine adenosyltransferase, whose protein sequence is MTKKRLFTSESVTEGHPDKICDQISDSILDAIISKDPNARVACETSVTTGLVLVAGEITTSTYVDIPKIVRETIKDIGYTRAKYGFDAETCAVLTSIDEQSADIALGVDQALEAREGQMSDEEIDAIGAGDQGLMFGFACNETKELMPLPISLAHKLSRRLTEVRKEEILPYLRPDGKTQVTVEYDENNKPVRIDTIVISTQHHPEITLEQIQRNLKEHVINPVVPTELIDENTKYFINPTGRFVIGGPQGDAGLTGRKIIVDTYGGYARHGGGAFSGKDATKVDRSAAYAARYVAKNIVAAGLADKCEVQLAYAIGVAQPVSISIDTFGTGKVSEDVLVDVVRNNFDLRPAGIIKMLDLRRPIYKQTAAYGHFGRNDLDLPWERTDKADALSKEALQ, encoded by the coding sequence ATGACTAAAAAACGTCTTTTTACTTCAGAGTCTGTAACTGAAGGCCACCCAGATAAAATTTGTGACCAAATTTCAGATTCTATTTTAGATGCAATTATTTCGAAAGACCCTAATGCACGTGTAGCTTGCGAGACATCTGTAACAACTGGATTAGTATTGGTTGCAGGAGAAATTACAACGAGTACGTATGTTGATATCCCTAAAATTGTGCGTGAAACAATTAAAGATATTGGGTATACTCGTGCTAAATATGGTTTTGATGCAGAAACTTGCGCAGTTCTAACTTCTATTGATGAGCAATCTGCAGATATCGCACTAGGTGTTGACCAAGCTTTAGAAGCTCGTGAAGGACAAATGTCAGATGAGGAAATTGATGCAATCGGTGCAGGTGACCAAGGTCTAATGTTCGGATTTGCTTGTAATGAAACAAAAGAGTTAATGCCTCTTCCTATTTCATTAGCTCATAAGCTTTCTCGTCGTTTAACTGAAGTACGTAAAGAGGAAATTCTTCCTTACCTACGTCCGGATGGTAAAACTCAAGTAACGGTTGAGTATGATGAAAATAACAAACCAGTTCGTATTGATACGATCGTGATCTCTACACAACACCATCCTGAAATTACGTTAGAGCAAATTCAACGTAATTTAAAAGAGCATGTTATTAATCCTGTTGTACCTACAGAATTAATTGATGAAAACACAAAATATTTTATCAATCCAACTGGTCGTTTTGTAATCGGTGGACCTCAAGGGGATGCTGGTTTAACTGGTCGTAAAATTATCGTTGACACATATGGCGGATATGCTCGTCATGGTGGTGGAGCATTCTCAGGTAAGGATGCAACGAAAGTTGACCGTTCTGCTGCATATGCTGCGCGATATGTAGCGAAAAACATTGTAGCTGCTGGACTTGCTGACAAATGTGAAGTTCAATTAGCATATGCAATTGGTGTAGCACAGCCAGTGTCTATTTCAATTGATACATTTGGAACTGGAAAAGTTTCTGAAGATGTTTTAGTTGATGTAGTACGTAATAACTTTGATCTTCGCCCAGCAGGAATTATTAAAATGCTTGACCTACGTCGTCCTATTTACAAGCAAACGGCTGCTTATGGACACTTTGGACGTAATGATCTAGATCTTCCATGGGAAAGAACAGACAAAGCGGATGCGTTAAGCAAAGAAGCTTTACAATAA
- a CDS encoding YncE family protein, translating into MKRTKRTFQLILLILVVSACSQTNLTPIPKNQSLIASLNIYDQTITFIENDTQEIVTWDIPHPFKNGLFISDDQLLLLNKEADESYLYELSTGKSTKWNLGTGIETALVSNNMVYFANQDEKKVQMVNKHGDLVKEVSLEYTPYFLFEQKDYLYVSYLDHPSITVLSKKDIELIDSFQAIKGASGGLVQNNELWLGGHGTGEHIQEEVYVYDLSQRQQLAKIPAPIMPVDFAVYQDSIYVLSHGSNTLREFELSTYKEIRSLDVGANPFSMVLSDHFLYISSYDANEVNVIDLLTFEQVKTIPVGDGPLHLLNREGEN; encoded by the coding sequence ATGAAACGAACAAAACGAACATTCCAACTTATCCTTTTGATTCTAGTAGTAAGTGCCTGTTCACAAACAAACTTAACACCCATACCTAAGAATCAATCACTTATCGCAAGCTTAAACATATATGATCAGACCATTACCTTTATTGAAAATGACACTCAAGAAATAGTCACGTGGGACATTCCACACCCTTTTAAAAATGGTCTATTCATTTCTGACGATCAGTTACTTTTATTAAATAAAGAGGCGGATGAAAGCTATCTTTATGAACTTTCTACTGGAAAATCTACAAAATGGAATCTTGGGACAGGCATTGAAACAGCCCTAGTCTCTAACAATATGGTTTACTTTGCAAATCAGGATGAGAAAAAAGTTCAGATGGTTAATAAACACGGTGACTTAGTAAAGGAAGTCTCTTTAGAGTATACACCTTATTTCCTTTTCGAACAGAAGGATTACCTATATGTCAGTTATCTTGATCACCCTAGCATAACTGTACTTTCAAAAAAAGATATAGAGCTAATCGATTCCTTTCAAGCTATTAAAGGTGCATCTGGTGGTCTTGTACAAAATAATGAACTATGGCTCGGTGGACATGGAACAGGAGAACATATTCAAGAAGAAGTCTATGTGTATGACTTATCACAAAGGCAGCAGCTAGCAAAGATTCCTGCACCTATTATGCCAGTAGATTTTGCGGTTTATCAAGATTCAATTTATGTATTAAGTCATGGATCAAACACTCTTAGAGAATTTGAATTGAGTACATACAAGGAAATACGGTCCTTAGATGTGGGAGCAAACCCGTTTTCAATGGTGCTCTCTGATCACTTCCTATATATTAGCAGCTATGATGCGAATGAAGTAAACGTGATTGACTTACTTACCTTTGAACAGGTGAAGACCATTCCTGTCGGAGACGGACCTTTACACTTGCTTAACCGAGAAGGAGAAAATTAA